The following coding sequences are from one Streptomyces sp. NBC_00536 window:
- the ftsY gene encoding signal recognition particle-docking protein FtsY, which translates to MEILILAVVIALVAVGAISGLVVSSRKKKQLPPTAPPSTPTITAPPAEPQVGEDAAPTVDEPRRTIEEVALPEAEAADSPAAVDAPVVVAPEAPVLDVPEPTAGRLVRLRARLARSQNSLGKGLLTLLSREHLDEDTWEEIEETLLIADVGVAPTQELVDRLRERVKVLGTRTPADLRTLLKEELLNLLGTDFDRAVKTESGLDTPAVVMVVGVNGTGKTTTTGKLARVLVADGRSVVLGAADTFRAAAADQLQTWGERVGARTVRGPEGGDPASIAYDAVKEGIAEGADVVLIDTAGRLHTKTGLMDELGKVKRVVEKHGPLDEILLVLDATTGQNGLTQARVFAEVVDITGIVLTKLDGTAKGGIVVAVQRELGVPVKLVGLGEGPDDLAPFEPEAFVDALIGD; encoded by the coding sequence ATGGAAATCCTGATCCTTGCTGTAGTCATCGCCCTGGTCGCGGTCGGCGCGATCAGCGGGCTCGTGGTCAGCAGCCGCAAGAAGAAGCAGCTGCCCCCCACGGCACCGCCGAGCACGCCGACCATCACTGCCCCGCCCGCCGAGCCGCAGGTCGGGGAAGACGCCGCACCCACGGTGGACGAGCCGCGGCGCACCATCGAGGAGGTCGCCCTCCCGGAGGCGGAGGCCGCCGACTCGCCGGCCGCCGTCGACGCCCCCGTCGTCGTGGCGCCCGAGGCGCCCGTCCTGGACGTCCCCGAGCCCACCGCCGGGCGTCTCGTCCGGCTGCGCGCCCGGCTCGCCCGCTCGCAGAACTCGCTGGGCAAGGGGCTGCTGACGCTGCTCTCCCGCGAGCACCTCGACGAGGACACCTGGGAGGAGATCGAGGAGACCCTCCTCATCGCCGACGTCGGCGTCGCCCCCACGCAGGAGCTGGTGGACCGGCTGCGCGAGCGGGTCAAGGTCCTCGGCACCCGCACCCCGGCCGACCTGCGCACCCTCCTGAAGGAGGAGCTGCTCAACCTGCTCGGCACCGACTTCGACCGCGCGGTGAAGACCGAGAGCGGCCTGGACACCCCGGCCGTCGTGATGGTCGTCGGCGTCAACGGCACCGGCAAGACCACCACCACCGGCAAGCTCGCCCGCGTCCTGGTGGCCGACGGCCGCAGCGTGGTGCTCGGCGCGGCCGACACCTTCCGCGCCGCCGCCGCAGACCAGCTCCAGACCTGGGGCGAGCGGGTCGGCGCGCGCACCGTCCGCGGCCCCGAGGGCGGCGACCCGGCGTCGATCGCCTACGACGCGGTCAAGGAGGGCATCGCCGAGGGCGCGGACGTCGTACTGATCGACACCGCGGGCCGGCTGCACACCAAGACCGGCCTGATGGACGAGCTGGGCAAGGTCAAGCGGGTCGTGGAGAAGCACGGCCCGCTGGACGAGATCCTGCTGGTCCTGGACGCCACCACCGGGCAGAACGGCCTGACCCAGGCCCGTGTCTTCGCCGAGGTCGTGGACATCACCGGCATCGTGCTGACCAAGCTCGACGGCACCGCCAAGGGCGGCATCGTCGTCGCCGTCCAGCGCGAGCTGGGCGTCCCGGTCAAGCTGGTCGGCCTGGGCGAGGGCCCGGACGACCTGGCTCCCTTCGAGCCGGAGGCCTTCGTCGACGCCCTGATCGGCGACTGA
- a CDS encoding AAA family ATPase — protein sequence MHLKALTLRGFKSFASATTLRFEPGITCVVGPNGSGKSNVVDALSWVMGEQGAKSLRGGKMEDVIFAGTTGRPPLGRAEVSLTIDNSDGALPIDYAEVTITRIMFRGGSSEYQINGDTCRLLDIQELLSDSGIGREMHVIVGQGQLDSVLHADPMGRRAFIEEAAGVLKHRKRKEKALRKLDSMQANLARVQDLGDELRRQLKPLGRQAAVARRAAVIQADLRDARLRLLADDLVTLRGALDAEIADESALKERKESAEAELADALRREAALEEAVRALTPRLQRAQQTWYELSQLAERVRGTDSLAEARVRSATAPVEEERRGRDPEDLEKEAARIREQEAELTAALEAATRALEDTSAHRAELERALEGEERRLRDAARAIADRREGLARLTGRLGSARSRAGAAQAEIDRLVAARDEAESRAVAAREEYEALAEEVGALDAGESVAAEYEHARTELTAAEEALTGARDALAAAERSRAAVSARREALALGLRRKDGTGAVLAAREQLAGLLGPAAQRLTVAAGYEVAVAAALGAAADALAVTSPGAAAAAIRHLRGADAGRATFLIAPTTVPPQSAAPDPGPDPAAGGVPEPSSAGRAVVASGGASNAGGAGVGALAPVEGFGVGAASDPGSDRAGLGVASGGAGVGSSGSGGAGVGSAPGPGGAGVGPVAGVGTLDLGVAVGELVGGDGGVRRAVGWVVRDYRVVPELADAEALVAARPELVAVTVAGDVLGAHLAQGGSAGAPSLIEVQAAVDEADADLAGLEVRCRELAGARVDAEARRRECADLVEELAERRRAGEQAKAGVAQQLGRLSGQAKGAAGEAERCAAAAAKAQDALEQALADVAECAERLAVVEEMPGEEEPDASVRDRLAADGANARQTEMEARLLLRTHEERVKALTGRADSLDRAARAEREARARAERRTARRRREARVATAVADGARQLLAHIEVSLGRADRERTAAESAKGVREQELGEARTRGRDLKGELDKLTDSVHRGEVLGAEKRLRIEQVETKALEEFGVAAAGLVAEYGPDQPVRPSPPAEGEEQEADLLPGPFVRARQEKRLRAAERAYQQLGKVNPLALEEFAALEERHKFLSEQLEDLRKTRADLLQVVKEVDQRVEQVFTEAYHDTARQFEGVFSRLFPGGEGRLVLTDPGNMLTTGVDVEARPPGKKVKRLSLLSGGERSLTAVALLVSIFKARPSPFYVMDEVEAALDDTNLQRLIRIMEELQESSQLIVITHQKRTMEVADALYGVSMQGDGVSKVISQRLR from the coding sequence GTGCACCTCAAGGCCCTGACCCTGCGTGGTTTCAAATCGTTCGCGTCCGCCACCACCCTGCGCTTCGAGCCGGGCATCACCTGTGTCGTCGGCCCCAACGGCTCAGGAAAGTCCAATGTGGTGGACGCGCTCTCCTGGGTCATGGGCGAGCAGGGAGCCAAGTCCCTGCGCGGCGGCAAGATGGAAGACGTCATCTTCGCCGGGACCACCGGCCGGCCGCCGCTCGGCCGCGCCGAGGTCTCGCTGACCATCGACAACTCCGACGGCGCGCTGCCGATCGACTATGCCGAAGTCACCATCACCCGGATCATGTTCCGCGGCGGCAGCAGCGAATACCAGATCAACGGCGACACCTGCCGCCTCCTGGACATCCAGGAACTGCTCTCCGATTCCGGCATCGGCCGCGAGATGCACGTCATCGTCGGCCAGGGCCAGCTGGACTCCGTCCTGCACGCCGATCCGATGGGCCGCCGCGCCTTCATCGAGGAAGCGGCGGGCGTACTGAAACACCGCAAGCGCAAGGAGAAGGCGCTGCGGAAACTGGACTCGATGCAGGCGAACCTCGCACGCGTCCAGGACCTCGGCGACGAACTGCGGCGCCAGCTCAAGCCGCTGGGGCGGCAGGCGGCGGTGGCCCGGCGGGCCGCCGTCATCCAGGCCGACCTGCGGGACGCGCGGCTGCGGCTGCTGGCCGACGACCTCGTCACCCTGCGCGGCGCGCTCGACGCGGAGATCGCGGACGAGTCCGCGCTCAAGGAACGCAAGGAATCGGCCGAAGCGGAACTCGCCGACGCGCTGCGCCGGGAGGCCGCCCTGGAGGAGGCCGTCCGCGCGCTGACGCCGCGGCTCCAGCGGGCGCAGCAGACCTGGTACGAACTGTCACAGCTCGCCGAACGGGTCCGCGGGACGGACTCGCTGGCCGAGGCACGGGTCAGGAGCGCGACGGCCCCGGTCGAGGAGGAGCGGCGCGGCCGCGACCCCGAGGACCTGGAGAAGGAGGCCGCCCGGATCCGCGAGCAGGAAGCGGAACTGACGGCCGCGCTGGAGGCCGCCACCCGCGCGCTGGAGGACACCTCGGCGCACCGGGCCGAACTGGAACGCGCGCTGGAGGGCGAGGAACGGCGGCTGCGGGACGCGGCGCGGGCCATCGCCGACCGGCGCGAGGGGCTGGCCCGGCTGACCGGAAGGCTGGGCTCGGCCCGCTCCCGGGCCGGGGCCGCGCAGGCGGAGATCGACCGGCTGGTCGCCGCCCGCGACGAAGCGGAATCCCGGGCGGTGGCCGCGCGCGAGGAGTACGAGGCCCTCGCCGAGGAGGTCGGCGCGCTGGACGCGGGGGAGTCCGTGGCGGCCGAGTACGAGCATGCGCGGACGGAACTGACCGCGGCGGAGGAGGCGCTCACGGGCGCCCGGGACGCGCTGGCGGCGGCGGAACGGTCCCGCGCGGCGGTGTCGGCGCGGCGGGAGGCGCTGGCGCTGGGCCTGCGGCGCAAGGACGGCACCGGCGCGGTGCTGGCGGCCCGGGAACAGCTCGCGGGCCTGCTCGGGCCCGCGGCGCAGCGGCTGACGGTGGCCGCCGGGTACGAGGTCGCGGTCGCGGCGGCGCTGGGTGCGGCGGCCGATGCGCTCGCCGTGACCTCGCCCGGGGCGGCCGCCGCCGCGATCCGGCATCTGCGGGGTGCCGACGCGGGCCGGGCGACGTTCCTGATCGCCCCGACGACGGTCCCGCCCCAGTCGGCGGCCCCGGACCCCGGTCCTGACCCTGCGGCCGGCGGTGTTCCGGAGCCCTCAAGCGCCGGGCGGGCTGTTGTTGCCTCCGGCGGCGCCTCAAACGCCGGCGGGGCTGGGGTGGGCGCCTTGGCCCCCGTCGAGGGGTTCGGGGTGGGCGCGGCTTCGGACCCCGGGTCTGACCGTGCCGGGCTGGGAGTTGCCTCCGGCGGGGCTGGGGTGGGCTCCTCGGGCTCAGGCGGGGCTGGGGTGGGCTCTGCCCCGGGCCCCGGCGGGGCTGGGGTGGGCCCCGTGGCGGGGGTGGGCACCTTGGACCTCGGGGTGGCCGTGGGGGAGTTGGTCGGTGGGGACGGTGGGGTGCGGCGGGCCGTGGGGTGGGTCGTGCGGGACTACCGGGTGGTGCCGGAGCTCGCGGATGCCGAGGCGCTGGTGGCCGCGCGGCCCGAGCTGGTCGCGGTGACCGTCGCGGGAGACGTGCTCGGGGCGCACCTGGCGCAGGGCGGGTCCGCCGGAGCGCCCAGCCTCATCGAGGTGCAGGCCGCCGTCGACGAGGCGGACGCCGACCTGGCCGGACTGGAGGTCCGGTGCCGGGAGCTGGCCGGGGCCAGGGTGGACGCCGAGGCCCGCCGCCGGGAGTGCGCGGACCTGGTCGAGGAACTGGCCGAGCGGCGCCGCGCGGGCGAACAGGCGAAGGCCGGGGTGGCCCAGCAGCTCGGGCGGCTCTCCGGCCAGGCGAAGGGCGCGGCGGGCGAGGCCGAGCGCTGCGCCGCGGCCGCGGCCAAGGCCCAGGACGCGCTGGAACAAGCGCTGGCCGATGTGGCGGAGTGCGCCGAACGGCTCGCCGTGGTCGAGGAGATGCCGGGGGAGGAGGAGCCGGACGCCTCGGTCCGCGACCGGCTCGCGGCGGACGGCGCCAACGCCCGGCAGACCGAGATGGAGGCGCGGCTGCTGCTGCGCACCCACGAGGAGCGGGTCAAGGCACTGACGGGAAGGGCCGATTCCCTGGACCGCGCGGCCCGGGCGGAGCGCGAGGCCCGCGCCCGGGCCGAGCGCCGCACCGCCCGGCGGCGGCGCGAGGCCCGGGTGGCCACGGCGGTGGCCGACGGCGCCCGCCAGCTGCTGGCGCACATCGAGGTGTCGCTGGGCCGCGCGGACCGGGAGCGCACGGCCGCCGAGTCCGCGAAGGGGGTCCGGGAGCAGGAGCTGGGGGAGGCCCGTACCCGCGGCCGTGACCTCAAGGGCGAACTCGACAAGCTCACCGACTCCGTGCACCGCGGCGAGGTGCTCGGCGCGGAGAAGCGGCTGCGCATCGAGCAGGTGGAGACCAAGGCGCTGGAGGAGTTCGGGGTGGCGGCGGCCGGGCTGGTCGCCGAGTACGGCCCGGACCAGCCGGTGCGCCCGAGTCCGCCCGCCGAAGGCGAGGAGCAGGAGGCGGACCTCCTGCCGGGTCCCTTCGTACGGGCGCGGCAGGAGAAGCGGCTGCGAGCCGCCGAGCGGGCGTACCAGCAGCTCGGCAAGGTCAATCCGCTCGCGCTGGAGGAGTTCGCGGCGCTGGAGGAGCGGCACAAGTTCCTGAGCGAGCAGCTCGAAGACCTCCGCAAGACCCGGGCGGACCTCCTTCAGGTCGTGAAGGAGGTCGACCAGCGCGTCGAGCAGGTGTTCACCGAGGCGTACCACGACACGGCCCGGCAGTTCGAGGGGGTCTTCTCGCGGCTCTTCCCCGGCGGTGAGGGCCGGCTGGTCCTGACCGATCCCGGCAACATGCTCACCACCGGGGTGGACGTGGAGGCCCGCCCGCCGGGCAAGAAGGTCAAGCGGCTCTCGCTGCTCTCCGGCGGCGAACGCTCGCTGACGGCCGTGGCCCTGCTGGTCTCCATCTTCAAGGCCCGGCCCAGCCCGTTCTACGTGATGGACGAGGTCGAGGCGGCTCTGGACGACACCAACCTGCAGCGGCTGATCCGGATCATGGAGGAGCTCCAGGAGAGTTCCCAGCTGATCGTGATCACGCACCAGAAGCGGACGATGGAGGTCGCGGACGCCCTCTACGGCGTTTCGATGCAGGGCGACGGGGTGTCGAAGGTCATCAGCCAGCGCCTCCGCTGA
- a CDS encoding LLM class flavin-dependent oxidoreductase, which translates to MPITVVRFNLIDPDGTPETLSARYRAALEMARYADEHGIDTLQTEEHHGTDNNWLPSPFALAGAVFGATRRIAVTVSAIIGPLHDPLKVAEDIAVLDLLSGGRLVTVAGIGYRPEEYEQHGVEWGRRGRLQDELLETLLKAWTGEPFEFRGRTVKVTPRPFTRPHPLLLVGGSSQAAARRAARLGLPFFPSAHLPELEAYYLARLVEYGTEGFCMMPAAETPLLHIAEDPDRAWAQYGHHFLHEAGMYASWQSKDIRSAVRSGARTVEELRAEGVYRILTPDEAVTYARGAGEAGNLVLHPLCGGMPLDEGQRSLELLCERVLPRLKD; encoded by the coding sequence ATGCCCATCACCGTGGTCCGGTTCAACCTCATCGACCCGGACGGCACGCCCGAGACCCTCTCCGCCCGCTACCGGGCGGCGCTGGAGATGGCGCGGTACGCCGACGAACACGGCATCGACACCCTCCAGACCGAGGAGCACCACGGCACCGACAACAACTGGCTGCCCTCGCCCTTCGCCCTCGCGGGCGCCGTCTTCGGCGCCACCCGCCGGATCGCCGTCACCGTCTCCGCGATCATCGGGCCGCTCCACGACCCGCTGAAGGTGGCCGAGGACATCGCGGTGCTGGACCTGCTGAGCGGCGGACGGCTGGTGACGGTGGCCGGCATCGGCTACCGCCCGGAGGAGTACGAGCAGCACGGCGTCGAATGGGGCAGGCGCGGCCGGCTCCAGGACGAGCTGCTGGAGACCCTGCTCAAGGCGTGGACCGGCGAGCCGTTCGAGTTCCGGGGCCGCACCGTCAAGGTCACCCCGCGCCCCTTCACCCGGCCGCACCCGCTGCTGCTGGTCGGCGGCAGCTCGCAGGCGGCGGCCCGCCGCGCGGCCCGGCTCGGCCTGCCGTTCTTCCCGAGCGCGCACCTGCCGGAGCTGGAGGCCTACTACCTCGCGCGGCTGGTGGAGTACGGCACGGAGGGCTTCTGCATGATGCCCGCGGCCGAGACCCCGCTGCTGCACATCGCCGAGGACCCGGACCGGGCGTGGGCGCAGTACGGGCACCACTTCCTGCACGAGGCGGGCATGTACGCGTCCTGGCAGTCCAAGGACATCCGCTCGGCGGTACGGTCCGGCGCGCGCACCGTCGAGGAGCTGCGCGCGGAAGGGGTGTACCGGATCCTGACCCCGGACGAGGCGGTGACGTACGCCCGGGGCGCGGGCGAGGCGGGCAACCTCGTCCTGCACCCGCTGTGCGGCGGCATGCCGCTGGACGAAGGGCAGCGCAGCCTGGAGCTGTTGTGCGAACGGGTACTGCCCCGGCTCAAGGACTGA
- a CDS encoding sugar porter family MFS transporter, with protein sequence MTSSTSQAPSSGGARVSQPDHLGHVIFITAAAAMGGFLFGYDSSVINGAVEAIRDRFDVGSGTLAQVIAAALIGCAFGAATAGRIADRIGRIRCMQIAAVLFTASAIGSALPFALWDLAMWRIIGGFGIGMASVIGPAYIAEVSPPAYRGRLASFQQAAIVIGIAISQLVNWGILNLADGEQRGKVGGLEAWQWMLGVMVVPAVLYGLLSFAIPESPRFLVSVGRMEKAKTVLREVEGDGIDADARVREIDSAIHSEQKSTFKDLLGGRFGFLPIVWIGIGLSVFQQLVGINVIFYYSSSLWQSVGIDPSSSFLYSFETSVVNIIGTVIAMVFVDRIGRKPLALIGSVGMTVSLALAAWAFSYKDTSSGDIALPHAQGLVALIAANFFVLFFALSWGVVVWVLLGEMFPGRIRAAALGVAAAAQWIANWVITVSFPTLSDWNLSGAYVIYAVFALLSVPFILKWVPETKGKALEEMG encoded by the coding sequence TTGACCAGCAGCACATCACAGGCGCCCTCGTCGGGCGGCGCACGCGTGTCCCAGCCCGACCATCTCGGTCACGTCATCTTCATCACCGCGGCCGCCGCGATGGGCGGTTTCCTCTTCGGCTACGACAGCTCCGTGATCAACGGCGCCGTCGAGGCCATCCGCGACCGCTTCGACGTCGGTTCGGGGACGCTCGCGCAGGTGATCGCCGCCGCACTCATCGGCTGTGCCTTCGGCGCGGCCACGGCCGGCCGCATCGCCGACCGGATCGGCCGCATCCGCTGCATGCAGATCGCCGCCGTCCTGTTCACCGCGAGCGCCATCGGCTCCGCCCTGCCGTTCGCCCTGTGGGACCTCGCCATGTGGCGCATCATCGGCGGCTTCGGCATCGGCATGGCCTCGGTCATCGGCCCGGCCTACATCGCCGAGGTGTCGCCGCCCGCCTACCGCGGCCGGCTCGCCTCCTTCCAGCAGGCGGCGATCGTGATCGGCATCGCGATCTCGCAGCTCGTCAACTGGGGCATCCTGAACCTCGCCGACGGAGAGCAGCGCGGCAAGGTCGGCGGCCTGGAAGCCTGGCAGTGGATGCTCGGCGTGATGGTGGTCCCGGCCGTGCTCTACGGCCTGCTGTCCTTCGCCATCCCCGAGTCCCCGCGCTTCCTCGTCTCGGTCGGCCGCATGGAGAAGGCGAAGACCGTCCTGCGGGAGGTCGAGGGCGACGGCATCGACGCCGACGCCCGGGTCCGCGAGATCGACAGCGCCATCCATTCGGAGCAGAAGTCCACCTTCAAGGACCTGCTCGGCGGACGCTTCGGCTTCCTGCCGATCGTCTGGATCGGCATCGGGCTCTCGGTCTTCCAGCAGCTCGTCGGCATCAACGTGATCTTCTACTACAGCTCCTCGCTGTGGCAGTCGGTCGGCATCGACCCGAGCTCCTCGTTCCTGTACTCCTTCGAGACCTCCGTCGTGAACATCATCGGCACGGTCATCGCGATGGTGTTCGTGGACCGCATCGGCCGCAAGCCGCTGGCCCTCATCGGCTCCGTCGGCATGACGGTCTCCCTCGCGCTCGCCGCCTGGGCCTTCTCCTACAAGGACACCAGCAGCGGTGACATCGCCCTGCCGCACGCCCAGGGTCTGGTGGCCCTCATCGCCGCCAACTTCTTCGTCCTCTTCTTCGCCCTCTCCTGGGGCGTGGTGGTCTGGGTGCTGCTCGGCGAGATGTTCCCGGGCCGGATCCGCGCGGCCGCCCTCGGCGTGGCCGCCGCCGCCCAGTGGATCGCCAACTGGGTCATCACGGTCTCGTTCCCGACGCTCTCGGACTGGAACCTGTCCGGTGCCTATGTGATCTACGCGGTCTTCGCCCTGCTCTCGGTCCCCTTCATCCTCAAGTGGGTGCCGGAGACCAAGGGCAAGGCGTTGGAGGAGATGGGGTGA
- a CDS encoding bifunctional DNA primase/polymerase, protein MGFTIGGSRSTKEFRSGTRRRGRMSECTAVAEYTGLWGWDAVPGARAASPGRDCSCGDPRCAAPGAHPLDFGAGVPAGATLDEVTEAWGEFPGAAVLLPAGRSFDVIEVSAAAGRQALVRLERMGLPLGPVTATPDGRAQFFVAPGAAAELPQLLYRMGWDDADLDLRALGQGSFVTAPPSDHAGLGPVLWLRPPTLDSAGGPPQARLLLGTLAYICHRFSR, encoded by the coding sequence ATGGGCTTCACGATCGGCGGCAGCCGGAGCACCAAGGAGTTCCGGTCCGGCACTCGGCGCCGCGGCCGGATGTCGGAATGCACGGCGGTGGCCGAGTACACCGGACTGTGGGGCTGGGACGCGGTCCCGGGCGCCCGGGCCGCCTCCCCCGGCCGGGACTGCTCGTGCGGCGATCCGCGCTGCGCGGCTCCGGGGGCGCACCCGCTGGACTTCGGCGCGGGCGTCCCCGCGGGGGCCACGCTGGACGAGGTCACGGAGGCCTGGGGCGAGTTCCCGGGCGCCGCGGTACTCCTCCCCGCGGGCCGCTCCTTCGATGTCATCGAGGTCTCCGCGGCGGCCGGGCGCCAGGCGCTGGTGCGCCTGGAGCGGATGGGGCTGCCGCTGGGTCCGGTGACCGCGACCCCCGACGGGCGGGCCCAGTTCTTCGTGGCCCCGGGGGCGGCCGCCGAGCTGCCGCAGCTGCTGTACCGGATGGGCTGGGACGACGCGGACCTCGACCTGCGGGCCCTGGGACAGGGCTCCTTCGTCACGGCCCCGCCCTCGGACCACGCGGGGCTCGGGCCGGTGCTCTGGCTCCGCCCGCCCACCCTCGACTCTGCGGGCGGGCCCCCGCAGGCCCGGCTGCTGCTGGGCACCCTGGCCTACATCTGCCACCGCTTCAGCCGCTGA
- a CDS encoding cytosine permease, which yields MPAEPADGAIETAAHAAAETAMETRGLEPVPDAERTGRVRELVPTWVAANISVLLLTMGAGLVIFNKLNFWQVLVVAFAAPVVSYGLVGLISIAGKRGGAPGMALSRAVFGQRGNLFPGALIWVARWGWETINAVSGAFAMLTVLDLLFGVRKNTTLIVVTLLLFVGCTFLVSGLGINALRVCSKWSTYLFGAFSVLVLGYLIAETDWSAVFGKPAGSTAMMVAGIGTIAAGGISWVPSGPDFTRYLPRTASSKGMVGATVGGAAVVVIPMVLMGAVMAVAAPDLATAQDPVSFIGELLPVWIAVPYLLVALVGMLLINSMSMYSAGFTAQTLGIKVPRAWAVSVNAVISLVFGFLLMVVATGFFGSFISFLTLLAVAFSAWIGVFGVDMLRGRTYDAGALLDTGRTSAYWYKGGFAWQAMTAWALALVVGLLFTKVDWFAGPLAGSWIGENGLGWAAGIATSGLLYAVLPRTGAPAAPADADAAEPALAGSLSN from the coding sequence ATGCCTGCCGAGCCCGCCGACGGTGCGATAGAGACCGCGGCCCACGCCGCGGCGGAGACCGCGATGGAGACCCGCGGCCTCGAACCCGTCCCGGACGCCGAGCGCACGGGCCGCGTCCGTGAACTCGTCCCCACCTGGGTCGCCGCCAACATCAGCGTGCTGCTGCTGACCATGGGCGCGGGTCTGGTCATCTTCAACAAGCTGAACTTCTGGCAGGTCCTCGTCGTCGCCTTCGCGGCGCCCGTCGTTTCCTACGGACTGGTCGGGCTGATCTCGATCGCCGGAAAGCGCGGCGGCGCCCCCGGCATGGCCCTCTCGCGCGCCGTCTTCGGCCAGCGCGGCAACCTCTTCCCCGGCGCGCTCATCTGGGTCGCCCGCTGGGGCTGGGAGACGATCAACGCGGTCAGCGGCGCCTTCGCCATGCTGACCGTCCTGGACCTGCTCTTCGGCGTCCGGAAGAACACCACGCTGATCGTGGTCACGCTGCTGCTCTTCGTCGGCTGCACCTTCCTGGTCTCCGGGCTCGGGATCAACGCGCTGCGCGTGTGCTCGAAGTGGTCGACGTACCTCTTCGGCGCCTTCAGCGTGCTGGTGCTCGGCTACCTCATCGCCGAGACCGACTGGTCCGCGGTCTTCGGCAAGCCGGCCGGCTCGACCGCGATGATGGTCGCGGGCATCGGCACCATCGCGGCGGGCGGCATCAGCTGGGTGCCCTCGGGCCCCGACTTCACCCGCTACCTGCCGCGCACCGCCTCCTCCAAGGGCATGGTCGGCGCGACGGTCGGCGGCGCGGCCGTGGTCGTCATCCCGATGGTCCTGATGGGCGCGGTCATGGCGGTCGCCGCCCCCGACCTGGCCACCGCGCAGGACCCGGTCTCCTTCATCGGCGAGCTGCTGCCCGTCTGGATCGCCGTCCCGTACCTGCTGGTGGCGCTGGTCGGGATGCTGCTGATCAACTCCATGTCGATGTATTCGGCGGGCTTCACCGCGCAGACCCTCGGCATCAAGGTCCCGCGCGCCTGGGCCGTCAGTGTCAATGCCGTCATCAGCCTGGTCTTCGGCTTCCTGCTGATGGTCGTGGCGACCGGCTTCTTCGGGTCGTTCATCTCCTTCCTGACCCTGCTGGCCGTGGCCTTCTCCGCCTGGATCGGCGTCTTCGGCGTGGACATGCTGCGCGGCCGTACGTACGACGCGGGCGCGCTGCTGGACACGGGGCGCACCAGCGCCTACTGGTACAAGGGCGGCTTCGCCTGGCAGGCGATGACCGCGTGGGCGCTCGCGCTGGTCGTGGGCCTGCTGTTCACCAAGGTCGACTGGTTCGCGGGACCCCTCGCGGGCAGCTGGATCGGTGAGAACGGCCTGGGCTGGGCGGCGGGCATCGCGACCTCCGGCCTGCTGTACGCCGTCCTCCCGCGCACCGGGGCGCCCGCGGCCCCCGCGGACGCGGACGCGGCGGAACCCGCGCTCGCCGGATCCCTGTCCAACTGA